A part of Pseudomonadota bacterium genomic DNA contains:
- a CDS encoding methyltransferase translates to METTQDLLLGGAIKLYQPLTGYRFGIDAVLLAASVVAKENQKILDVGTGVGVVLLCIGSRLQDCQLTGLEIQHELVELASKNIQLNHMQGRACIIQGTVQNPPQEIQPNSFDHVVTNPPYMADEISEVSPYVLKAISHHGSEVTLEEWLKFCTKMLKPKGLLTLIHRADRLPKLLSLISKSFGEIVVLPLWSKTDKPAKRIIIRAKKRARTPLCLLPGLVLHNEDGTYTTGVNQILRTPTAMQF, encoded by the coding sequence ATGGAGACAACCCAAGATCTGCTCCTTGGGGGAGCAATTAAGCTGTACCAACCTTTGACAGGATATCGTTTCGGCATTGATGCAGTGCTGCTGGCAGCATCTGTTGTTGCAAAAGAGAATCAAAAAATCCTAGATGTTGGCACTGGCGTTGGTGTAGTGCTCTTGTGCATCGGATCAAGACTCCAAGATTGTCAACTGACAGGGCTTGAAATTCAGCATGAGCTTGTAGAGCTTGCCAGCAAAAATATTCAACTGAATCATATGCAGGGTCGAGCATGCATCATTCAAGGAACCGTACAAAACCCACCCCAGGAAATTCAACCCAATAGCTTCGATCATGTGGTTACCAATCCACCTTATATGGCTGATGAAATCTCTGAAGTTTCGCCCTATGTCTTAAAAGCTATTTCTCATCATGGCTCCGAAGTCACTCTTGAAGAGTGGCTCAAGTTTTGCACGAAAATGCTCAAACCTAAGGGTCTACTCACACTCATTCATCGAGCTGATCGCTTGCCTAAACTCTTATCCCTGATAAGCAAAAGTTTTGGGGAGATTGTTGTGCTGCCCCTCTGGTCTAAAACAGACAAACCTGCCAAACGAATTATCATCCGTGCGAAAAAAAGAGCACGCACGCCTTTGTGCCTGTTACCAGGACTTGTTTTACACAATGAAGATGGCACGTATACCACGGGTGTAAATCAGATTTTAAGGACTCCAACTGCAATGCAATTTTAG